One Ranitomeya imitator isolate aRanImi1 chromosome 1, aRanImi1.pri, whole genome shotgun sequence DNA window includes the following coding sequences:
- the LOC138680741 gene encoding trichohyalin-like, with protein MANLLTTIRKIIDTFHSYSSHSAPCDKLDITEFQSLIQTQFTDVIEDSDEPHTIEAIMHALDQNNDGEVDFKEFLELIAKVAVAYFHALRSKKGCRICASQNILKSQSLMFPQISESIPRSDQTQISESTHKQDTTKKHDATQKHEQISKQDQIQVKDSILKEDPTHKKDSTQKHDANEKQLSTQKQELTPKEESKQKQYQAHKQDLTQTKELTQKHPKQKEQLAQKTDKILKEDPKQKQEITSKLDPRIKQDLTQKQDSTQKPDPEQKLLTQKQDAVQKKVQSQKQDSDQKQDSEQKQASTQKSEMTQKQDSTQKQDSTLKSEMTHKQELIQKQDQTQKLEMAQKQDSSHKSDMTQKQDSTQKPELILKQDPTQEQASTQKSEMTPKQDSTQKEDTTQKLDSTPKSEMTHKQELTKKQDQTQKLEMTQKQDSTQKPDPEQKLLTQKQDAVQKKEQSQKQDSTQKQDSTPKSEMTDKQELIREQDQTQKLEKGQKQDSSQKSDMAQKQDSTQKKDSTQNPELILKQDPTQEQASTQKSEMTQKQDSTQKSEITQKQDSTQKSEITQKSEINQKQDSTQKEDTTQKSEITQKHDIILKQDATQKQDTTQKQEPTQKQEPTQNQYTSQKPEMTEKQDSTHKSEMTQKQEPTQKQDATQKSEITQKQDITLKQDATQKQDATQKQDATQKQDSNQKQDSTQKSEMTQKQDSTQKEDTTQKLDSTPKSEMTHKQDLTQKQDSTQKSEMIQKQDTTLQQDATQKQEPTRKQEPTQKQDPTQKKDTTQKQSTTLKRDATQKQDATQKQEPTQKQDTTKKQESNQKKDSTHESEMTHKQDSTHKQDSIQKSEMTQKQDITQKQDTTQKQDATQKQEPTQKQEPTQKQDSNQKQDSTQKSEMTQKQDSTQKEDTTQKLDSTPKSEMTHKQELTKKQDQTQKLEMTQKQDSTQKPDPEQKLLTQKQDAVQKKEQSQKQDSDQKQDSEQKQASNKKSEMTQKQDSTQKQDSTPKSEMTHKQELIRKQDQTQKLEKGQKQDSSQKSDMTQKQDSTQKKDSTQNPELILIQDPTQEKASTQKSEMTQKSEINQKQDSTQKEDTTQKSEMTQKHDIILKQDATQKQDTTQKQEPTQKQEPTQNQYTSQKPEMTEKQDSTHKSEMTQKQEPTQKQDATQKSEITQKQDITLKQYATQKQDATQKQDATQKQDATQKQDATQKQDATQKQDSNQKQNSTQKSEMTHKQDTTPKQVPTQKQEMTQKQDLTQRQDTTQKQDATQKQEPTQKQDTTEKQESNQKQDSTHESEMTHKQDSTHKQDSTQKSEMTQKQDITQKQDTTQKQDATQKQEPTQKQDATQKQEPTQKQEPTQNQDSNQKQDSTHKSEMTHKQDTTPKQEPTRKQEPTQKQYSTHKLEMTQKQDTTQKQDPTQKQDLTQKQIMTQNQDSTQKSALILKQELTQKQDMTQKQDPTHKQDSTQKSEMTQKQDATQKQEPTQKQDTSQKSEVTQKQDTTQKKDSTNKSEMTQKQDSTHKSERTQRQDATQKQDATQKQDTTQKSEVTHKQDSTHKQDSTQKSEVTLKQDTTLKQDAIQEQEPNQKQDPIQKQDTTQKQDPTQKQDLKQIMTQNQHSTQKSELILKQDPTQKQYPTQKQYMTQKQDLTQKQDSTQKSEMTKKQYTTHKQEPTQKQDPTQKQELAQKQNPTQKPHQSQKKDSDQNQDSTKIPDLAQKKDFIQKQDSSQKTELILKQDLAQKQDSTQKQDPTHKSEMTQKQDTTQKQDPTQKQDLTQKQIMTQNQDSTQKSELILKQDLTQKQDATQKQDATQKQDATQKSEVTQKQDTTHKSEVTHKQDTTPKQEPTQKQEPTQKQGSTQKSEMTQKQDTAQKQDPTQKQDLTQKQIMTQNQDSTQKSEMTQKEDATQKQDTTQKQDSNQKQDSTRKTEMTQNQDPTQKQDPTPKQYQTQKQDQTQKKDYDKNQDSTKKPELAEKQDFIQKQDLSQETELILKQDKTQKQDSTQKSERTQKQETTQKQDSTQKSETTQKQDAIQKQDATQKQDTTQKSEVTQKQDITQKQDSNQKQDSTLKSEITQNQDSIAKQDSTQKSEVTLKQDTTLKQDATQKQELTQKQEPTQKQDTTQKSEVTQKQDKTQKQDPSQKQDLTQKQIMTQNQDSTQKSELILKQDLTQKQDPTQKQKITQKQDPTQRQDMTQKQDSTQKLEMTQKQYTSHKQELTQKQDTIQKQDLTQKQNPTQKQHQSQKKDSDQNQDSTKKPELAQKQDSTQKQDPTHKSEMTQKLDLTQKLDLTQKLDPIQKQDPTQKQDPTRKEEPAQKQDSTKKQDRTQKQDTIQKQEPTSQKYINVKQELTQKQEPTKEQDSTEKSELILKQDLTQKQERTQKQELTQKHDLTQKHDLTQKYDLTQKTDITQKQDMTQKQDPNQKQDPTQKQDSTQKQDSTQEQDSTQKSEMTLKQDATLKQDATLEQDATLEQDATLKQDATLKQDSSQKSEMTQKLDPTQKPDPTQKPNPTQQQDPTQKQYQTQKQDLTQKKDSDQNQDSTKKQEPAQKQDSTQKQDTTQKQDTIQKQESTSQKYINIKQELSQKQDSALKIEPTLKQEPIMKQELIDNKNIQESDSTENQDSTLKQDSTQKQDSTQKTEMTQKQDPIKKHDPTQKQDSDQKQDLAKKQEPTSQKDINIKQELTQRQELNQKQDLTQKQDSAQKPEPALKQEPTLKQELINKQDSTMTQKQDSTQKQESIQNQDSTQKQGSTQKQDPTKNQDPTQIQDPTQKQNLTQKQDLTQKQNPTQQQDSTQKQDSTQKSEMTQKQDPTQKQDPTQKQDSTQEQVSTQKQDSTQESELVQKQDLTQKQNLTQKQDSTQKQDSTQKQDSTQKQDSTQKQDSTQKQDSTQKQDSTQKQDSTQKQDSTQKSEMTHKQDTTPKQEPTQKQEMAQKQDPTQRQDSTQKSEMIQKQDTTLQQDATQKQEPTQKQESTQKQDPNQKKDTTQKQGTTLKRDATQKQDATQKQETTQKQDTTEKQESNQKQDSTHESEMTQKQDSTQKQDSTQKQDSTQKQDSTQKQDSTQKQDSTQKQEPTSQKHINIKQELTLRQELNQKQELTQKQDSTQKTEPTLMQEPTLKQELINKPDSTMTQKQDSTQKQESSQNQDPTQNQDPTQKQDSTQKQDSTQKPDPTQKQDPTQKSELIQKQDATQKQSQIHKQNLTCTEQTTKKDTTQQQGVPQKQVIEQKESPYKMEYAKEKLESVQSADVTVYKSCPAPDHQDTQKYYSYFEQTSSLGAGLPHDVPQSQVTHTEMHYTYHTHGGQPSHDVWASNLLQGEQDKKDDLYSQMYQRSEKHTDHWQCHGSHSASSSQQTNSERQQQISSSWPVNTEQHLVLQGAAAVRPQKVEENKDSSQSQNPLYVLSQQSPKLIRNRSIGQNTAAQPNLYLESQLKPENFHQQPPSFEMSSTQAHSTQKKEKHSSSQKGFKWPWQ; from the coding sequence GATTCTGATGAACCACACACAATTGAAGCAATAATGCATGCGCTTGATCAAAACAATGATGGTGAAGTAGACTTTAAGGAATTTCTTGAACTTATAGCAAAAGTTgctgttgcttattttcatgctctgAGGTCCAAGAAAGGCTGTCGGATATGTGCATCCCAAAATATTTTAAAGTCACAGTCATTGATGTTCCCACAAATTTCAGAATCGATCCCCAGATCAGATCAAACACAAATATCAGAGTCAACTCATAAACAAGACACAACCAAGAAACATGATGCAACCCAGAAGCACGAACAAATATCAAAACAAGATCAAATACAGGTTAAAGACTCAATTCTGAAAGAAGACCCAACCCACAAAAAAGATTCAACTCAAAAACATGATGCAAATGAGAAACAACTCTCAACTCAGAAGCAAGAACTAACCCCAAAAGAAGAGTCAAAACAGAAGCAATACCAAGCCCATAAACAAGACTTAACCCAGACAAAAGAACTAACTCAAAAACACCCAAAACAAAAGGAACAACTAGCCCAAAAAACAGATAAAATCCTAAAAGAGGACCCAAAACAGAAACAGGAAATAACCTCCAAATTAGACCCAAGAATTAAACAAGATCTAACCCAGAAACAAGATTCAACCCAGAAACCAGACCCAGAGCAGAAACTACTTACCCAAAAACAAGATGCTGTCCAGAAAAAGGTACAATCTCAGAAACAAGACTCAGACCAGAAACAAGACTCAGAGCAGAAACAAGCCTCAACCCAGAAATCAGAAATGACCCAGAAACAAGACTCAACCCAGAAACAAGATTCAACCCTGAAATCAGAAATGACCCATAAACAAGAGCTGATCCAGAAACAGGACCAAACCCAGAAATTAGAAATGGCCCAGAAACAAGACTCATCCCATAAATCAGACATGACCCAGAAACAAGATTCAACCCAGAAACCAGAATTAATACTGAAACAAGACCCAACCCAGGAACAAGCCTCAACCCAGAAATCAGAAATGACCCCAAAACAAGACTCAACCCAGAAAGAAGATACAACCCAGAAACTAGACTCAACCCCGAAATCGGAAATGACCCATAAACAAGAGCTGACCAAGAAACAAGACCAAACCCAGAAATTAGAAATGACCCAGAAACAAGATTCAACTCAGAAACCAGACCCAGAGCAGAAACTACTTACCCAAAAACAAGATGCTGTCcagaaaaaggaacaatctcagaaACAAGACTCAACCCAGAAACAAGATTCAACCCCGAAATCAGAAATGACCGATAAACAAGAGCTGATCCGGGAACAGGACCAAACCCAGAAATTAGAAAAGGGCCAGAAACAAGACTCATCCCAGAAATCAGACATGGCCCAGAAACAAGATTCAACCCAGAAAAAAGACTCAACCCAGAATCCAGAATTGATACTGAAACAAGATCCAACCCAGGAACAAGCCTCAACCCAGAAATCAGAAATGACCCAGAAACAAGACTCAACCCAGAAATCAGAAATAACGCAGAAACAAGACTCAACCCAGAAATCAGAAATAACCCAGAAATCAGAAATTAACCAGAAACAAGACTCAACCCAGAAAGAAGATACAACCCAGAAATCAGAAATAACCCAGAAACATGACATAATTCTGAAACAAGATGCAACCCAGAAAcaagacacaacccagaaacaagaACCAACTCAAAAACAAGAGCCAACCCAGAATCAATACACAAGCCAGAAACCAGAAATGACCGAGAAACAAGACTCCACTCATAAATCAGAAATGACCCAGAAACAAGAACCAACTCAGAAACAAGACGCAACCCAGAAATCAGAAATTACGCAGAAACAAGACATAACCCTGAAGCAAGACGCAACCCAGAAACAAGACGCAACCCAGAAACAAGATGCAACCCAGAAACAGGACTCAAACCAGAAACAGGACTCAACCCAGAAATCAGAAATGACCCAAAAACAAGACTCAACCCAGAAAGAAGATACAACCCAGAAACTAGACTCAACCCCGAAATCGGAAATGACCCATAAACAAGACCTGACCCAGAAACAAGACTCAACCCAGAAATCAGAAATGATCCAGAAACAAGACACAACCCTACAACAAGATGCAACCCAGAAACAAGAACCAACTCGGAAACAAGAACCAACCCAGAAACAAGACCCAACCCAGAAAaaagacacaacccagaaacaaagCACAACCCTAAAACGAGACGCAACCCAGAAACAAGACGCAACCCAGAAACAAGAACCAACTCAGAAACAAGATACAACCAAGAAACAGGAATCAAACCAGAAAAAGGACTCAACCCATGAATCAGAAATGACCCATAAACAAGACTCCACCCATAAACAAGACTCAATCCAGAAATCAGAAATGACCCAAAAACAAGACATAACCCAGAAAcaagacacaacccagaaacaagaCGCAACCCAGAAACAAGAACCAACTCAAAAACAAGAGCCAACCCAGAAACAGGACTCAAACCAGAAACAGGACTCAACCCAGAAATCAGAAATGACCCAAAAACAAGACTCAACCCAGAAAGAAGATACAACCCAGAAACTAGACTCAACCCCGAAATCAGAAATGACCCATAAACAAGAGCTGACCAAGAAACAAGACCAAACCCAGAAATTAGAAATGACCCAGAAACAAGATTCAACCCAGAAACCAGACCCAGAGCAGAAACTACTTACCCAAAAACAAGATGCTGTCcagaaaaaggaacaatctcagaaACAAGACTCAGACCAGAAACAAGACTCAGAGCAGAAACAAGCCTCAAACAAGAAATCAGAAATGACACAGAAACAAGACTCAACCCAGAAACAAGATTCAACCCCGAAATCAGAAATGACCCATAAACAAGAGCTGATCCGGAAACAGGACCAAACCCAGAAATTAGAAAAGGGCCAGAAACAAGACTCGTCCCAGAAATCAGACATGACCCAGAAACAAGATTCAACCCAGAAAAAAGACTCAACCCAGAATCCAGAATTGATACTGATACAAGATCCAACCCAAGAAAAAGCCTCAACCCAGAAATCAGAAATGACCCAGAAATCAGAAATTAACCAGAAACAAGACTCAACCCAGAAAGAAGATACAACCCAGAAATCAGAAATGACCCAGAAACATGACATAATTCTGAAACAAGATGCAACCCAGAAAcaagacacaacccagaaacaagaACCAACTCAAAAACAAGAGCCAACCCAAAATCAATACACAAGCCAGAAACCAGAAATGACCGAGAAACAAGACTCCACTCATAAATCAGAAATGACCCAGAAACAAGAACCAACTCAGAAACAAGACGCAACCCAGAAATCAGAAATTACGCAGAAACAAGACATAACCCTGAAGCAATACGCAACCCAGAAACAAGATGCAACCCAGAAACAAGACGCAACCCAGAAACAAGACGCAACCCAGAAACAAGACGCAACCCAGAAACAAGACGCAACCCAGAAACAGGACTCAAACCAGAAACAGAACTCAACCCAGAAATCAGAAATGACCCATAAACAAGACACAACTCCTAAACAAGTACCAACACAGAAACAAGAAATGACCCAGAAACAAGATCTGACTCAGAGAcaagacacaacccagaaacaagaCGCAACCCAGAAACAAGAACCAACTCAGAAACAAGATACAACCGAGAAACAGGAATCAAACCAGAAACAGGACTCAACCCATGAATCAGAAATGACCCATAAACAAGACTCAACCCATAAACAAGACTCAACCCAGAAATCAGAAATGACCCAAAAACAAGACATAACCCAGAAAcaagacacaacccagaaacaagaCGCAACCCAGAAACAAGAACCAACTCAGAAACAAGACGCAACCCAGAAACAAGAACCAACTCAAAAACAAGAGCCAACCCAGAACCAGGACTCAAACCAGAAACAAGACTCAACCCATAAATCAGAAATGACCCATAAACAGGACACAACTCCTAAACAAGAACCAACTCGAAAACAAGAACCAACCCAGAAACAATACTCAACACATAAATTAGAAATGACTCAGAAAcaagacacaacccagaaacaagaCCCAACCCAGAAACAAGATCTGACTCAGAAACAAATCATGACCCAGAATCAAGACTCAACCCAGAAATCAGCATTGATCCTGAAACAAGAGCTAACCCAGAAACAAGACATGACCCAGAAACAAGACCCGACCCATAAACAAGACTCAACCCAGAAATCAGAAATGACGCAGAAACAAGATGCAACCCAGAAACAAGAGCCAACCCAGAAACAAGACACATCCCAGAAATCAGAAGTGACCCAGAAACAAGACACAACCCAGAAAAAGGACTCAACCAATAAATCAGAAATGACCCAGAAACAAGACTCAACTCATAAATCAGAAAGGACCCAGAGACAAGACGCAACCCAGAAACAAGATGCAACCCAGAAACAAGACACAACACAGAAATCAGAAGTGACCCATAAACAAGACTCAACCCATAAACAAGACTCAACCCAGAAATCAGAAGTGACCCTGAAACAAGACACAACCCTAAAACAAGACGCAATCCAGGAACAAGAGCCAAACCAGAAACAAGACCCAATTCAGAAAcaagacacaacccagaaacaagaCCCAACCCAAAAGCAAGATCTGAAACAAATCATGACCCAGAATCAACACTCAACCCAGAAATCAGAACTGATCCTGAAGCAAGACCCAACCCAGAAACAATACCCAACCCAGAAACAATACATGACCCAGAAACAAGATCTGACCCAGAAACAAGACTCAACCCAGAAATCAGAAATGACAAAGAAACAATACACAACCCACAAACAAGAACCAACCCAGAAGCAAGATCCGACCCAGAAGCAAGAACTGGCCCAAAAACAAAACCCCACCCAGAAACCACACCAATCCCAGAAAAAAGACTCTGACCAGAATCAGGACTCAACCAAGATACCAGATCTAGCTCAGAAAAAAGACTTCATCCAGAAACAAGACTCAAGCCAGAAAACAGAATTGATTCTGAAACAAGACTTGGCCCAGAAACAAGACTCCACTCAGAAACAAGACCCAACCCACAAATCAGAAATGACCCAGAAGcaagacacaacccagaaacaagaCCCAACCCAGAAACAAGATCTGACTCAGAAACAAATCATGACCCAGAATCAAGACTCAACCCAGAAATCAGAATTGATCCTGAAACAAGACCTAACCCAGAAACAAGACGCAACCCAGAAACAAGACGCAACCCAGAAACAAGACGCAACCCAGAAATCAGAAGTGACCCAGAAACAAGACACAACCCATAAATCAGAAGTGACCCATAAACAGGACACCACTCCTAAACAAGAACCAACTCAAAAACAAGAACCAACCCAGAAACAAGGCTCAACACAGAAATCAGAAATGACTCAGAAACAAGACACAGCCCAGAAACAAGACCCAACCCAGAAGCAAGATCTGACTCAGAAACAAATCATGACCCAGAATCAAGACTCAACCCAGAAATCAGAAATGACCCAGAAAGAAGACGCAACCCAGAAAcaagacacaacccagaaacaggacTCAAACCAGAAACAAGACTCAACCCGAAAAACAGAAATGACCCAGAATCAAGACCCAACCCAGAAACAAGACCCAACCCCAAAACAATACCAAACCCAGAAACAAGACCAAACCCAGAAAAAAGACTATGACAAGAATCAGGACTCCACCAAGAAACCAGAACTAGCCGAGAAACAAGACTTCATCCAGAAACAAGACTTAAGCCAGGAAACAGAATTGATCCTGAAACAAGACAAAACCCAGAAACAAGACTCAACCCAGAAATCAGAAAGGACCCAGAAACAAGAGACAACTCAGAAACAAGACTCAACCCAGAAATCAGAAACGACCCAGAAACAAGACGCAATCCAGAAACAAGACGCAACCCAGAAACAAGACACAACACAGAAATCAGAAGTGACCCAGAAACAAGACATAACCCAGAAACAGGACTCAAACCAGAAACAAGACTCAACCCTTAAATCAGAAATAACCCAGAATCAAGACTCAATCGCTAAACAAGACTCAACCCAGAAATCAGAAGTGACCCTGAAACAAGACACAACCCTAAAACAAGATGCAACCCAGAAACAAGAACTAACTCAAAAACAAGAGCCAACCCAGAAACAAGACACAACCCAGAAATCAGAAGTGACACAGAAACAAGACAAAACCCAGAAACAAGACCCATCTCAGAAACAAGATCTGACTCAGAAACAAATCATGACCCAGAATCAAGACTCAACCCAGAAATCAGAATTGATCCTGAAACAAGACCTAACCCAGAAACAAGACCCGACCCAGAAACAAAAAATAACCCAGAAACAAGATCCGACTCAGAGACAAGACATGACCCAGAAACAAGACTCAACCCAGAAATTAGAAATGACGCAGAAACAATACACATCCCACAAACAAGAATTAACCCAGAAACAAGATACGATCCAGAAGCAAGATCTGACCCAGAAACAAAACCCCACCCAGAAACAACACCAATCCCAGAAAAAAGACTCTGACCAGAATCAGGACTCAACCAAGAAACCAGAACTAGCCCAGAAACAAGACTCCACTCAGAAACAAGACCCAACCCACAAATCAGAAATGACCCAGAAACTTGACCTGACCCAGAAACTTGACCTGACCCAGAAACTTGACCCGATCCAGAAACAAGACCCGACCCAGAAACAAGACCCAACCAGGAAAGAAGAACCAGCCCAGAAACAAGACTCcacaaagaaacaagacagaacacAGAAGCAGGACACAATTCAGAAGCAAGAGCCAACCTCCCAAAAATACATTAATGTTAAACAAGAACTAACTCAGAAACAAGAACCAACAAAGGAACAAGACTCAACCGAGAAATCAGAATTGATCCTGAAACAGGACTTGACCCAGAAGCAAGAACGTACCCAGAAACAAGAACTGACCCAGAAACACGACCTGACCCAGAAACACGACCTGACCCAGAAATACGACCTGACCCAGAAAACAGACATTACTCAGAAACAAGACATGACCCAGAAACAAGACCCAAACCAGAAACAAGACCCGACCCAGAAACAAGACTCGACACAGAAACAAGATTCAACCCAGGAGCAAGACTCAACCCAGAAATCAGAAATGACCTTGAAGCAAGACGCAACCCTGAAACAAGACGCAACCCTGGAACAAGACGCAACCCTGGAACAAGACGCAACCCTGAAACAAGACGCAACCCTGAAACAAGACTCATCCCAGAAATCAGAAATGACCCAGAAACTAGACCCGACTCAGAAACCAGACCCAACTCAGAAGCCTAACCCGACCCAGCAACAAGACCCAACGCAGAAGCAATACCAAACCCAGAAACAAGACCTAACCCAGAAAAAAGACTCTGACCAGAATCAGGACTCAACCAAGAAACAAGAACCAGCCCAGAAACAAGACTCCACCCAGAAACAAGACACAACACAGAAGCAGGACACAATTCAGAAGCAAGAATCAACCTCCCAAAAATACATTAACATTAAACAAGAACTATCTCAGAAACAAGATTCAGCCCTGAAAATAGAGCCAACCCTGAAGCAAGAACCAATTATGAAACAAGAACTGATCGATAACAAGAATATCCAGGAATCAGACTCGACTGAGAACCAAGACTCAACCCTGAAACAAGACTCAACCCAGAAACAAGACTCAACTCAGAAAACAGAAATGACGCAGAAGCAAGACCCAATCAAGAAACACGACCCGACCCAGAAACAAGACTCTGACCAGAAACAGGACTTGGCCAAGAAACAAGAACCAACCTCCCAAAAAGACATAAACATTAAACAAGAACTAACCCAGAGACAAGAACTGAACCAGAAACAAGATCTTACCCAGAAACAAGATTCAGCCCAGAAACCAGAGCCAGCTCTAAAGCAAGAACCAACTCTGAAACAAGAACTGATCAATAAACAAGACTCAACAATGACCCAGAAACAAGACTCGACCCAAAAACAAGAATCAATCCAAAATCAAGACTCAACCCAGAAACAAGGCTCAACCCAGAAACAAGACCCAACCAAGAATCAAGATCCTACCCAGATACAAGACCCGACCCAGAAACAAAATCTGACCCAGAAACAAGATTTGACACAGAAACAAAACCCGACCCAGCAACAAGACTCAACCCAGAAACAAGACTCAACCCAGAAATCAGAAATGACCCAGAAACAAGACCCAACCCAGAAACAAGATCCGACCCAGAAACAAGACTCGACCCAGGAACAAGTCTCAACCCAGAAACAAGACTCAACACAGGAATCAGAACTGGTCCAGAAACAAGACCTGACCCAGAAACAAAACCTTACCCAGAAACAAGACTCGACCCAGAAACAGGACTCGACCCAGAAACAGGACTCGACCCAGAAACAGGACTCGACCCAGAAACAAGACTCGACCCAGAAACAGGACTCGACCCAGAAACAGGACTCGACCCAGAAACAGGACTCGACCCAGAAACAGGACTCGACCCAGAAATCAGAAATGACCCATAAACAAGACACAACTCCTAAACAAGAACCAACACAGAAACAAGAAATGGCCCAGAAACAAGATCCGACTCAGAGACAAGACTCAACCCAGAAATCAGAAATGATCCAGAAACAAGACACAACCCTACAACAAGATGCAACCCAGAAACAAGAACCAACTCAGAAACAAGAATCAACCCAGAAACAAGACCCAAACCAGAAAaaagacacaacccagaaacaaggCACAACCCTAAAACGAGACGCAACCCAGAAACAAGATGCAACCCAGAAACAAGAAACAACTCAGAAACAAGATACAACCGAGAAACAGGAATCAAACCAGAAACAGGACTCAACCCATGAATCAGAAATGACCCAGAAACAAGACTCGACCCAGAAACAAGACTCGACCCAGAAACAAGACTCGACCCAGAAACAAGACTCGACCCAGAAACAAGACTCGACCCAGAAACAAGACTCGACCCAGAAACAAGAACCAACCTCCCAAAAACACATAAACATTAAACAAGAATTAACCCTGAGACAAGAACTGAACCAGAAACAAGAACTTACCCAGAAACAAGATTCAACCCAGAAAACAGAGCCAACTCTAATGCAAGAACCAACTCTGAAACAAGAACTGATCAATAAACCAGACTCAACAATGACCCAGAAACAAGACTCAACCCAAAAACAAGAATCATCCCAGAATCAAGATCCGACCCAGAATCAAGATCCGACCCAGAAACAAGATTCGACCCAGAAACAAGATTCGACCCAGAAACCAGATCCGACCCAGAAACAAGATCCGACCCAGAAATCAGAGCTGATCCAAAAACAAGATGCGACCCAGAAACAAAGCCAAATCCACAAACAAAATTTAACCTGCACAGAACAAACAACAAAGAAAGATACCACTCAACAGCAGGGGGTTCCTCAGAAACAGGTCATTGAACAAAAAGAGAGTCCTTACAAGATGGAGTATGCAAAGGAGAAACTAGAGTCAGTACAGAGTGCAGATGTGACTGTCTACAAGTCATGTCCAGCTCCAGACCACCAGGATACTCAGAAATATTATTCATATTTTGAACAAACATCAAGTCTAGGAGCAGGGTTGCCCCACGATGTTCCCCAAAGTCAAGTCACACACACTGAGATGCATTATACTTACCACACTCATGGTGGTCAGCCTTCTCACGATGTCTGGGCTTCCAATCTCCTACAAGGTGAACAAGATAAAAAAGATGACTTATACAGTCAAATGTATCAGAGGTCAGAGAAACATACTGATCACTGGCAGTGTCATGGATCACATTCAGCCTCCAGCTCCCAGCAGACTAATTCTGAAAGACAGCAGCAAATATCCTCCTCATGGCCAGTGAATACAGAACAGCATTTGGTACTGCAGGGCGCTGCAGCTGTTAGACCTCAAAAGGTGGAAGAGAACAAAGATTCATCACAATCACAGAATCCCTTGTATGTGCTCTCTCAGCAATCTCCAAAACTAATCAGAAACCGCAGCATCGGACAAAATACCGCAGCACAGCCAAACCTTTACCTAGAATCTCAATTGAAACCAGAGAATTTCCACCAGCAACCACCTTCTTTTGAAATGAGCTCAACACAAGCCCACTCCACACAGAAGAAAGAGAAGCATAGTTCTTCCCAGAAAGGCTTCAAGTGGCCATGGCAGTAA